A single region of the Triticum dicoccoides isolate Atlit2015 ecotype Zavitan chromosome 2B, WEW_v2.0, whole genome shotgun sequence genome encodes:
- the LOC119366080 gene encoding zinc finger BED domain-containing protein RICESLEEPER 2-like, protein MASSETSAAPAARSSDLAGHSTTPDATLDTSAEASQGAADGSVRVGTKRRKLPSFIWSDFENVFVDGEWKADCIYCAEILPAEAAGGTSHLEDHLMSCADWQALAAPQESRLSKAFDDGEADWEDVLFDQAVARKQLAMMICAHDYPLSIVDHAGFQKLCYALQPTFQMVSRNDIRKDILGMYAAEKDKMVKYFANFKGRVAITTDMWTAEHQKRGYMVVTAHFLDESWQLKSFMLRFVYVPVPHNATVICQALHESLVEWHLERKISTVTLDNCTPNDEGMEHLPDKLDLRSLLLEGKYLHMRCGAHMLNLIVKDGMDLMEKGIERVRDSVAYWSATPGRHEKFEKMAGTLNIEYKERLFLDCKTRWNSTYRMLTIALEYIEIFETLKTREKSFSCCPTKDDWKFAKEVCDRLKIFYDVSESFSGTKYVTANMFFRKICCIQLAIRKWVASDNELVQTMSEEMKWKFDKYWKDVLDLMSVATVLDPRYKLHMLQAIFGSLYGTEYAAVEVEKTRKLMADLLKQYQEADGVVATSEPVSTAAAEAGGEIDIMDIFDRYMSSRPTIGASPVQTELDLYLEEQIIRRIPDEDIMTWWKYGGAKYPTLQRIARDILPIPASAVISESAFNTNGRLLSPHRGQLAPSMVEALMCMKAWSRADMIGDGNSTLCAVFQSVLDDDEEMMNDSESMITED, encoded by the exons ATGGCATCTTCTGAAACTAGCGCCGCACCGGCAGCACGGAGCTCAGATTTGGCTGGACATTCAACAACTCCAGATGCTACGCTGGACACTAGCGCCGAAGCATCACAAGGTGCCGCTGATGGGTCTGTCAGAGTTGGCACTAAGAGAAGAAAGCTTCCATCATTCATATGGAGCGATTTTGAGAACGTGTTTGTTGACGGGGAATGGAAAGCCGACTGCATCTATTGCGCCGAAATTCTTCCTGCAGAAGCTGCCGGTGGCACTTCACACCTGGAGGACCACCTGATGTCGTGTGCTGATTGGCAGGCACTGGCAGCCCCACAGGAATCAAGGTTGTCAAAGGCTTTTGACGATGGGGAAGCCGATTGGGAGGATGTTCTGTTTGATCAAGCTGTTGCCAGGAAACAGCTTGCGATGATGATCTGTGCCCATGATTACCCTCTGTCTATCGTCGATCATGCGGGTTTTCAAAAACTGTGTTATGCATTACAACCAACGTTTCAGATGGTATCAAGAAATGACATTAGAAAAGATATCTTGGGTATGTATGCAGCCGAGAAGGATaagatggtgaagtattttgcaaacTTTAAAGGTCGAGTTGCCATTACTACGGACATGTGGACTGCAGAACATCAGAAGAGAGGTTACATGGTAGTCACTGCGCATTTCCTCGATGAATCTTGGCAACTCAAGAGCTTTATGTTGAG GTTTGTTTATGTGCCTGTCCCACATAATGCCACAGTCATATGTCAAGCACTGCATGAGTCCCTTGTTGAGTGGCATCTCGAGAGAAAGATATCGACGGTGACTCTGGACAATTGCACACCGAATGATGAAGGTATGGAACATTTGCCAGATAAGTTGGATTTGAGATCTCTTCTATTGGAGGGTAAATATCTGCATATGCGCTGTGGCGCACATATGCTTAATCTGATTGTGAAAGATGGCATGGATCTCATGGAGAAGGGCATAGAGCGGGTTCGTGATAGTGTTGCATATTGGTCAGCTACTCCTGGGAGACATGAGAAATTTGAAAAAATGGCAGGGACTCTGAACATTGAATACAAGGAAAGGTTGTTTCTTGATTGTAAAACCAGATGGAATTCAACCTACAGAATGCTAACTATTGCATTAGAATACATCGAGATTTTTGAAACACTAAAGACACGTGAGAAATCATTTAGTTGTTGTCCAACCAAAGATGATTGGAAGTTTGCTAAGGAAGTTTGTGACAGGCTTAAAATTTTCTATGATGTCAGCGAGTCGTTTTCAGGCACTAAATATGTTACTGCAAATATGTTCTTCCGTAAAATATGTTGCATTCAGTTGGCAATACGGAAATGGGTTGCTAGTGACAATGAGCTTGTGCAAACAATGTCTGAGGAAATGAAGTGGAAATTTGACAAATATTGGAAAGATGTACTTGATCTTATGTCTGTTGCAACTGTTCTTGATCCAAGGTACAAGCTTCATATGTTGCAAGCTATTTTTGGTTCTCTCTATGGAACGGAATATGCAGCTGTGGAGGTTGAAAAAACAAGGAAGCTGATGGCTGATTTGCTGAAACAATATCAAGAAGCTGATGGGGTTGTGGCTACATCAGAGCCTGTTAGCACTGCTGCTGCAGAAGCTGGTGGAGAAATAGACATTATGGACATATTTGATCGATACATGTCCTCACGGCCTACTATCGGTGCTTCTCCAGTGCAGACAGAATTAGACTTGTACTTGGAAGAGCAAATTATCCGTAGAATACCAGATGAAGACATCATGACTTGGTGGAAGTATGGGGGTGCAAAGTATCCTACTTTGCAAAGAATTGCTCGTGATATACTGCCTATCCCTGCGTCAGCGGTGATATCAGAATCAGCCTTTAATACCAATGGCAGACTGCTTAGTCCACATCGTGGCCAACTTGCGCCAAGCATGGTAGAAGCTCTCATGTGTATGAAAGCTTGGTCCCGTGCTGACATGATAG GGGACGGCAATTCGACCCTCTGTGCAGTATTTCAGAGTGTTCTTGACGACGATGAAGAGATGATG AATGACTCTGAATCTATGATAACTGAAGACTAG